In a single window of the Streptomyces sp. NBC_00285 genome:
- a CDS encoding transglycosylase SLT domain-containing protein — translation MPAAAQHRAPRKSRLVRKLAVLGTGAAVLALPLVGATSASAATPTVQTATTLGYANTLDGWIRASLAVMAEHGIPGSYDGIYRNVIRESSGNPWAINNWDSNAAAGTPSKGLLQVIDPTFNAYHVSNTLWDPYDPVANITAACNYAAQRYGSIDNVWGAY, via the coding sequence ATGCCTGCTGCCGCTCAGCACCGCGCCCCCCGTAAGAGCCGTCTCGTCCGCAAGCTCGCCGTACTCGGCACCGGAGCCGCCGTACTGGCGCTCCCCCTCGTCGGCGCGACCAGCGCGTCCGCGGCCACCCCGACCGTGCAGACCGCGACCACGCTCGGGTACGCCAACACCCTCGACGGCTGGATCCGGGCCTCCCTGGCCGTCATGGCGGAGCACGGGATCCCCGGCTCCTACGACGGCATCTACCGCAACGTCATCCGCGAGTCCTCCGGCAACCCCTGGGCCATCAACAACTGGGACTCCAACGCGGCGGCCGGCACCCCGTCCAAGGGCCTGCTCCAGGTGATCGACCCGACGTTCAACGCCTACCACGTGTCCAACACGCTGTGGGACCCGTACGACCCGGTCGCGAACATCACCGCGGCCTGCAACTACGCGGCCCAGCGGTACGGATCCATCGACAACGTGTGGGGCGCGTACTAG
- a CDS encoding HAD family hydrolase: protein MAASTAYSLVATDLDGTLLRADDTLSDRSLAALARVAAGGARHLVVTGRPAPRVRPLLDDLGSTGLAVCGQGAQVYDAGADRLLWSVTLDRELAETALGKIEAEVGQVYAAVDQDGVDGLTLIEPGYLMPHPTLPAVRVERRDDLWCEPISKVLLRHPYLSDDELALTARSVVGSLATVTMSGPGTVELQPCGITKATGLALAAEHLGLGPEVTIAFGDMPNDIPMFDWAAHGVAMANAHPELKAVADEVTMSNEDDGIAVVLERLFSEA, encoded by the coding sequence ATGGCCGCCTCCACCGCATATTCACTCGTCGCCACCGACCTGGACGGCACGCTGCTCCGCGCCGACGACACCCTCTCGGACCGGTCGTTGGCCGCGCTCGCGCGGGTGGCGGCGGGCGGGGCCAGGCATCTCGTCGTGACGGGACGGCCGGCGCCCAGAGTGCGGCCGCTCCTCGACGACCTGGGCAGTACGGGGCTCGCGGTGTGCGGGCAGGGCGCGCAGGTGTACGACGCCGGCGCGGACCGTCTGCTGTGGTCGGTGACCCTGGACCGGGAGCTGGCCGAGACCGCCCTCGGGAAGATCGAGGCCGAGGTCGGGCAGGTGTACGCGGCCGTGGACCAGGACGGCGTGGACGGGCTGACGCTCATCGAGCCGGGATATCTGATGCCCCATCCGACGCTGCCCGCCGTGCGGGTGGAGCGGCGCGACGACCTTTGGTGCGAGCCGATCAGCAAGGTGCTGCTGCGACACCCCTACCTGTCCGACGACGAGTTGGCGCTGACGGCGCGCTCGGTGGTGGGCTCGCTGGCCACCGTCACCATGTCGGGGCCCGGGACCGTCGAACTCCAGCCATGCGGCATCACCAAGGCGACCGGCCTCGCGCTGGCCGCCGAACACCTGGGCCTGGGGCCCGAGGTGACGATCGCCTTCGGGGACATGCCCAACGACATCCCCATGTTCGACTGGGCGGCCCACGGGGTCGCGATGGCCAACGCCCACCCCGAACTCAAGGCCGTGGCCGACGAGGTGACCATGTCGAACGAGGACGACGGCATCGCCGTCGTCCTCGAAAGACTGTTCAGTGAGGCGTAG
- a CDS encoding polyprenyl synthetase family protein has translation MTVVGPFGLSVRDQALEADVQAGMTAVEEGLLEATKSEVPFITEAAQHLVRAGGKRFRPLLVMLAAQFGDPYAPGVVPSAVVVELTHLATLYHDDVMDEAAVRRGVDSANTRWGNSVAVLTGDFLFARASHILADLGPEAVRVQAEAFERLVTGQILETAGPMDGRDPVEHYLDVLGGKTGSLVAVSCRFGAMMSGADETVVDVLTQYGERLGVAFQLADDVLDIASDSHESGKTPGTDLREGIPTMPVLRLRERAARLGLAEDIALCELLDSDLTDDARHAEALAALREHPALEQARRDTVRYAKDARAALAPLRECDARAALMELCDAVVHRAG, from the coding sequence GTGACCGTCGTCGGGCCGTTCGGGCTGAGCGTGCGGGACCAGGCTCTGGAAGCCGATGTCCAGGCCGGAATGACGGCTGTCGAGGAGGGACTGCTCGAGGCCACCAAAAGCGAGGTCCCCTTCATCACGGAGGCCGCCCAACACCTTGTGCGCGCGGGCGGAAAGCGCTTCCGTCCACTCCTCGTGATGCTCGCCGCCCAGTTCGGGGATCCCTATGCGCCGGGCGTCGTGCCGTCGGCCGTCGTGGTGGAGCTGACCCACCTCGCGACGCTGTACCACGACGACGTCATGGACGAGGCCGCAGTACGCCGCGGTGTCGACAGCGCCAACACCCGCTGGGGCAACTCGGTGGCCGTACTCACCGGCGACTTCCTGTTCGCCCGCGCCTCGCACATCCTGGCCGACCTCGGTCCCGAGGCCGTCCGGGTACAGGCGGAGGCGTTCGAGCGCCTGGTCACCGGGCAGATCCTGGAGACGGCCGGTCCGATGGACGGCCGGGACCCGGTCGAGCACTACCTCGACGTGCTCGGCGGCAAGACCGGCTCTCTGGTGGCGGTGTCGTGCCGTTTCGGGGCGATGATGTCCGGCGCCGACGAGACGGTCGTGGACGTCCTGACCCAGTACGGCGAGCGCCTGGGCGTCGCCTTCCAGCTCGCGGACGACGTCCTGGACATCGCCTCCGACTCTCATGAGTCCGGCAAGACCCCCGGCACCGACCTGCGTGAGGGCATCCCCACGATGCCGGTGCTGCGGCTGCGCGAGCGGGCCGCCCGGCTCGGCCTGGCCGAGGACATCGCCCTGTGCGAGCTGCTCGACTCCGACCTCACGGACGACGCCCGGCACGCCGAGGCACTGGCCGCGCTGCGGGAGCATCCGGCGCTGGAACAGGCCCGCCGCGACACCGTGCGCTACGCGAAGGACGCGCGCGCGGCGCTGGCCCCGCTGCGGGAGTGCGACGCGAGGGCGGCACTGATGGAGCTGTGCGACGCGGTGGTCCACCGCGCGGGCTGA
- a CDS encoding carbohydrate ABC transporter permease, translating into MTSAPLKGSDLTEVGPLADGTGTAQSVRPSRPRRRGRGRSAPYWFLAPTLTLFAAFTVVPIGYAIWLSLHRVQVKGIGLGKGARSQVWNGIGNYTDVLKDSEFGDSVLRASGYGLIVIPTMLGLALLFALMLDTPKARSAPFARLMIFLPYAVPGIIAALMWGFLYLPDVSPFYYLLDKFGLPQPDLFDGGNLYLSFANIAVWGGTGFNMIVIYTALRAIPPDIYEAARIDGASDLHIALRIKIPIVMPSLVLTFFFSVIATLQVFTEPMALKPLTNGLPSSWSPLMAIYDKAFLQSDIYGASATAVVLALATFVLSFTLLRISDRYTREDRA; encoded by the coding sequence ATGACCAGCGCTCCGCTCAAGGGCTCCGACCTCACCGAGGTCGGGCCCTTGGCGGACGGCACCGGCACCGCCCAGTCCGTCCGCCCCAGCCGCCCCCGCCGCCGTGGTCGTGGCCGCAGCGCACCGTACTGGTTCCTGGCGCCCACCCTGACCCTCTTCGCCGCCTTCACCGTGGTGCCCATCGGGTACGCGATCTGGCTGAGCCTGCACAGGGTCCAGGTCAAGGGCATCGGCCTCGGCAAGGGCGCCCGCTCACAGGTCTGGAACGGCATCGGCAACTACACCGACGTCCTGAAGGACTCCGAGTTCGGCGACAGCGTGCTGCGCGCCTCCGGCTACGGCCTCATCGTCATCCCGACCATGCTGGGCCTCGCACTGCTGTTCGCGCTGATGCTGGACACCCCGAAGGCGCGCAGCGCGCCCTTCGCGCGGCTGATGATCTTCCTGCCGTACGCGGTCCCCGGCATCATCGCCGCCCTCATGTGGGGCTTCCTCTACCTGCCGGACGTCAGCCCCTTCTACTACCTGCTCGACAAGTTCGGCCTCCCGCAGCCCGACCTGTTCGACGGCGGCAACCTCTACCTCTCCTTCGCGAACATCGCGGTCTGGGGCGGCACCGGCTTCAACATGATCGTCATCTACACCGCGCTCAGGGCGATCCCGCCGGACATCTACGAGGCGGCCAGGATCGACGGCGCGAGCGACCTGCACATCGCCCTCAGGATCAAGATCCCGATCGTGATGCCCTCCCTCGTGCTCACCTTCTTCTTCTCGGTGATCGCCACCCTCCAGGTCTTCACCGAGCCGATGGCCCTCAAGCCGCTCACCAACGGCCTGCCCAGCTCGTGGAGCCCCCTGATGGCCATCTACGACAAGGCCTTCCTGCAGTCCGACATCTACGGCGCCTCCGCCACCGCGGTCGTCCTGGCCCTGGCCACGTTCGTCCTCTCCTTCACCCTGCTGCGCATCTCCGACCGCTACACCCGGGAGGACCGGGCATGA
- a CDS encoding carbohydrate ABC transporter permease, which produces MTPLTLTADTTGRTAKARRTAWVPTIVLLLGALYCLIPIAWVVIAATKDRSELFSTFTFAPGSGFLDNIRDLTDYRDGIFWRWMANSAFYAGFGALLSAAVSAAGGYALGRFAFRGREAVFKMILAGVLVPSIVLAVPQYLLLSKLGMADSYWSMLLPSILSPYGVYLVRIYAAASVPTELMEAARMDGASEWRIFSRIAVPMMMPGLITVFLFQFVGIWNNFLLPYVMLADDEKFPITLGLYTLLAQGASQPALYTLVITGCLLAILPLIGLFLVIQRFWSLDLLSGSVKA; this is translated from the coding sequence ATGACCCCCCTCACCCTCACCGCCGACACCACCGGCAGGACCGCCAAGGCGCGGCGTACGGCCTGGGTGCCGACGATCGTGCTGCTCCTCGGCGCCCTGTACTGCCTGATCCCCATCGCCTGGGTGGTCATCGCGGCGACCAAGGACCGGTCGGAGCTCTTCTCCACCTTCACCTTCGCGCCCGGCTCCGGCTTCCTCGACAACATCAGGGACCTGACCGACTACCGGGACGGCATCTTCTGGCGCTGGATGGCCAACTCCGCCTTCTACGCCGGTTTCGGCGCCCTGCTGTCCGCCGCGGTCTCCGCAGCCGGCGGCTACGCGCTCGGCCGGTTCGCCTTCCGCGGCCGTGAGGCCGTCTTCAAGATGATCCTGGCCGGCGTCCTGGTGCCGTCCATCGTGCTCGCCGTACCGCAGTACCTACTGCTGTCGAAGCTGGGCATGGCCGACTCGTACTGGTCGATGCTGCTGCCGTCGATCCTCTCGCCGTACGGCGTCTACCTGGTCCGCATCTACGCGGCCGCCTCGGTACCCACCGAGCTGATGGAGGCGGCCCGCATGGACGGCGCGAGCGAGTGGAGGATCTTCTCGCGGATCGCCGTACCGATGATGATGCCGGGCCTGATCACGGTGTTCCTCTTCCAGTTCGTCGGCATCTGGAACAACTTCCTGCTGCCGTACGTGATGTTGGCCGACGACGAGAAGTTCCCGATCACCCTCGGCCTCTACACGCTGCTCGCCCAGGGCGCCTCGCAGCCCGCCCTGTACACCCTGGTCATCACCGGGTGTCTGCTGGCGATCCTGCCGTTGATCGGGCTCTTTCTGGTGATCCAGCGGTTCTGGTCCCTGGACCTGCTGAGCGGCTCGGTCAAGGCCTGA
- a CDS encoding ABC transporter substrate-binding protein — MKMSLNRRQISRRSILAGATALGLTGTLAACGGSDDKDSGASSGPVKLTYWSWAPNMEKVAAIWNKKNPDITVTVSKQASGGEIVSKLITAKKAGNAPDLIQVEYQSLPTLVSNDVLADITKYAGDTKSEFAEGLWGMVTLGTDALYAIPQDAGPLMFYYREDLFKKHGLSVPKTWTEFAETARAAKKAVPDAYLTTFSSNDPGLFAGLAQQAGGKWWTVDSAGKWTVGIDDAATKQVAEFWGGLVQEGVIDNQPMYTPAWNNALNKGTHLAWVSAVWAPGVLVSSAPDTKGKWRMAPLPQWKSGENVTGSWGGSSTGVSTDSKHAEAAAKFATWLNTDPEALAALVKEVAIYPAATKGQSGNVLTTPEFFSNQADFYTTAGQIAATTATAAWGPNVNTAYTTFQDAFGKASKAKKESQFDSALATVQSKAFADMKKQGFEVTEA, encoded by the coding sequence ATGAAGATGTCGCTCAACCGCCGCCAGATCAGCAGGCGCAGCATTCTTGCCGGGGCCACGGCCCTCGGTCTCACGGGCACCCTCGCCGCCTGCGGCGGTTCCGACGACAAGGACTCGGGCGCGAGCAGCGGGCCGGTCAAGCTGACCTACTGGTCGTGGGCGCCGAACATGGAGAAGGTCGCCGCGATCTGGAACAAGAAGAACCCGGACATCACGGTGACCGTGTCCAAGCAGGCCAGCGGCGGCGAGATCGTCTCCAAGCTGATCACCGCGAAGAAGGCCGGCAACGCCCCCGACCTCATCCAGGTCGAGTACCAGTCCCTGCCGACCCTGGTCTCCAACGATGTCCTGGCCGACATCACCAAGTACGCGGGCGACACCAAGTCGGAGTTCGCCGAGGGCCTGTGGGGCATGGTCACCCTCGGCACGGACGCGCTCTACGCGATCCCGCAGGACGCCGGGCCGCTGATGTTCTACTACCGCGAGGACCTCTTCAAGAAGCACGGACTCAGCGTCCCGAAGACCTGGACGGAGTTCGCCGAGACCGCCCGTGCCGCCAAGAAGGCCGTCCCGGACGCCTACTTGACCACGTTCTCCTCCAACGACCCCGGTCTGTTCGCGGGCCTCGCCCAGCAGGCCGGCGGCAAGTGGTGGACCGTCGACTCGGCCGGCAAGTGGACCGTCGGCATCGACGACGCGGCCACCAAGCAGGTCGCCGAGTTCTGGGGCGGCCTGGTGCAGGAGGGCGTCATCGACAACCAGCCGATGTACACCCCGGCCTGGAACAACGCCCTCAACAAGGGCACCCACCTGGCCTGGGTCTCCGCCGTCTGGGCGCCCGGTGTGCTGGTCTCCTCCGCCCCCGACACCAAGGGCAAGTGGCGCATGGCCCCGCTGCCGCAGTGGAAGTCCGGCGAGAACGTCACCGGCAGCTGGGGCGGTTCCTCCACCGGAGTCTCCACCGACTCCAAGCACGCCGAGGCCGCCGCCAAGTTCGCCACCTGGCTGAACACCGACCCGGAGGCGCTGGCCGCCCTGGTCAAGGAGGTCGCGATCTACCCGGCCGCGACGAAGGGCCAGTCCGGGAACGTCCTGACCACGCCGGAGTTCTTCTCCAACCAGGCGGACTTCTACACGACGGCCGGCCAGATCGCCGCGACCACGGCCACCGCGGCCTGGGGCCCCAACGTCAACACGGCGTACACCACCTTCCAGGACGCGTTCGGCAAGGCCAGCAAGGCGAAGAAGGAGTCCCAGTTCGACTCCGCCCTCGCCACCGTGCAGTCGAAGGCCTTCGCCGACATGAAGAAGCAGGGCTTCGAGGTGACCGAGGCATGA
- a CDS encoding LacI family DNA-binding transcriptional regulator, translated as MTTSANGRRRPPTIHDVAREAGVSRGTVSRFLNGGHYVSPTARRAVEAAIRKTGYVVNRHARSLSTGRSDSVAFLLTEPQEKFFEDPNFNVLLRGCTERLAQFDIPLLLMLAESDDDRRRLTRYITSGHVDGVLLLSNHSGDPVAAELHEAGIPLVVCGKPIGLGSKVSYVAAADRDGAQEMVRHLIEGGRRRVGMVTGPLDMPGGPDRLAGYRDVLAEAGLPYDPALVVEGDFRRSGGERAARRLLAQAPDMDAVFVASDLMALGVVGVLQQSGRSVPGDIAVGGFDDSPAATAAAPALTTMRQPFDRISAEMVRMLLAQIAGEDTAGVILPTELVVRDSA; from the coding sequence ATGACCACCAGTGCGAACGGCCGCCGCAGGCCTCCCACCATCCACGACGTGGCCAGGGAGGCAGGCGTGTCGCGGGGCACCGTCTCCCGCTTCCTGAACGGCGGCCACTACGTCTCGCCGACCGCCCGGCGGGCCGTGGAGGCCGCCATCAGGAAGACCGGGTACGTGGTCAACCGGCATGCGCGCAGCCTGAGTACGGGCCGGTCGGACTCGGTGGCGTTCCTGCTGACGGAACCGCAGGAGAAGTTCTTCGAGGACCCCAACTTCAACGTCCTGCTGCGCGGTTGCACCGAACGGCTCGCCCAGTTCGACATCCCGCTGCTGCTGATGCTGGCCGAGAGCGACGACGACCGGCGCCGGCTGACCCGGTACATCACGTCGGGCCACGTCGACGGCGTCCTGCTGCTCTCCAACCACAGCGGGGACCCGGTCGCCGCCGAACTGCACGAGGCCGGGATCCCGTTGGTGGTCTGCGGCAAGCCGATAGGGCTCGGCTCCAAGGTGAGCTACGTGGCCGCCGCCGACCGCGACGGCGCGCAGGAGATGGTCCGCCATCTGATCGAGGGCGGCCGGCGCCGCGTCGGCATGGTCACCGGGCCCCTGGACATGCCGGGCGGTCCCGACCGGCTGGCCGGCTACCGGGACGTGCTCGCCGAGGCGGGCCTGCCCTACGACCCGGCGCTCGTGGTGGAGGGCGACTTCCGGCGCAGCGGCGGTGAGCGGGCGGCCCGGCGGCTGCTGGCCCAAGCCCCCGACATGGACGCCGTGTTCGTCGCCTCCGACCTCATGGCCCTCGGTGTCGTGGGTGTGCTGCAGCAGTCCGGGCGCTCGGTCCCCGGTGACATCGCTGTCGGCGGCTTCGACGACTCCCCGGCGGCCACCGCCGCCGCCCCCGCCCTCACCACCATGCGCCAGCCCTTCGACCGCATCAGCGCCGAGATGGTCCGCATGCTCCTCGCCCAGATCGCCGGCGAGGACACGGCCGGCGTGATCCTCCCGACGGAACTGGTCGTCCGGGACTCGGCGTAG